A single Blastopirellula retiformator DNA region contains:
- a CDS encoding serine/threonine protein kinase, which yields MLTTTRHDLHPTLTFSEGKTFKCPEDLLRRYDELVHAKRSSWTEHYKLRRLLGCGGQGMVFLTERRGADDFTIPLAVKVFSPERYEGIHTYEIAMNRIAQIASRVAQIQQHNLLEVHNFLDRRRIRVMVMEWVDGYDLQELLTPGMVERIRDRVSQKRWDYINQVIVSKGPEQPRFKPGVAVAIVRDCLAALAALHREGIVHGDVKPSNLMLKRTGTAKLIDIGSAFMIDAPPKERTCTPSYAAPEVLEGNEASPRSDLASLGYVLIEMLAGRSLFAGLNNYRDLLEAKRFLAQRLTDILPEEIACNELLMTFCRGLIAPDPMRRFPTAEDAEHRKGGAAMFHRQLVKGDLASEYENEIRLWVEELRSLDEELQEPETE from the coding sequence ATGCTCACCACGACACGCCATGACCTGCACCCGACGCTGACCTTCAGCGAGGGGAAGACGTTCAAGTGTCCCGAGGACCTGCTTCGTCGCTATGACGAACTGGTTCACGCCAAACGCTCGAGCTGGACCGAACATTACAAACTGCGCCGCCTACTGGGCTGCGGCGGTCAGGGAATGGTCTTTTTGACCGAACGACGCGGGGCGGACGACTTCACGATTCCGCTCGCCGTGAAGGTCTTCTCGCCCGAACGTTACGAGGGGATCCACACCTACGAGATCGCGATGAACCGCATCGCGCAGATCGCATCGCGGGTCGCCCAGATTCAGCAGCATAACCTGCTGGAAGTCCACAACTTCCTCGATCGCCGCCGCATCCGCGTGATGGTGATGGAATGGGTCGACGGCTACGACTTGCAAGAGCTGCTCACCCCCGGCATGGTCGAACGAATCCGCGACCGCGTTTCGCAAAAGCGGTGGGATTACATCAACCAGGTGATCGTCTCGAAGGGGCCCGAACAACCGCGGTTCAAGCCGGGCGTCGCCGTCGCGATCGTACGCGATTGCCTGGCCGCACTCGCCGCGCTGCATCGCGAAGGGATCGTCCATGGCGACGTCAAACCGTCGAACTTGATGCTCAAGCGAACCGGTACCGCCAAGCTGATCGACATCGGCTCGGCCTTTATGATTGACGCGCCGCCGAAAGAACGGACCTGCACGCCGTCGTACGCCGCGCCGGAAGTGCTGGAAGGAAACGAAGCCTCGCCGCGCAGCGACTTGGCCAGCCTCGGCTACGTGCTGATCGAAATGCTGGCCGGGCGATCGCTCTTCGCCGGGCTGAACAACTATCGCGACCTGCTGGAAGCGAAGCGATTTCTCGCCCAGCGACTGACCGACATTCTGCCGGAAGAGATCGCGTGTAACGAACTGCTGATGACCTTCTGCCGCGGGCTGATCGCCCCCGACCCCATGCGCCGCTTCCCGACGGCCGAAGATGCCGAACATCGCAAGGGAGGCGCCGCCATGTTCCATCGCCAATTGGTCAAAGGAGACCTGGCGAGCGAATACGAAAACGAAATCCGTCTCTGGGTCGAAGAACTCCGCAGCCTGGACGAAGAGCTACAAGAACCGGAAACGGAGTAG